A single region of the Phalacrocorax carbo chromosome 4, bPhaCar2.1, whole genome shotgun sequence genome encodes:
- the PAQR3 gene encoding progestin and adipoQ receptor family member 3 isoform X3, translated as MLCSVGYHLFCCHRSEKTSRRWMALDYAGISIGILGCYVSGVFYAFYCNNYWRQVYLITVLAMILAVFFAQIHPSYLTQQWHRLRSIIFCSVSGYGIIPTIHWVWLNGGIGASIVQEFTPRVVVMYFIAAVAFLFYISKVPERYFPGQLNYLGSSHQVWHILAVVMLYWWHQSTVYIMQYRHSKPCPEYSAGL; from the exons ATGCTTTGCTCAGTAGGATATCATCTTTTCTGTTGTCACCGCTCAGAGAAGACCAGCCGACGATGGATGGCATTAGATTATGCAGGAATTTCCAtcggtatcctgggctgctaTGTGTCAGGCgtgttttatgcattttattgTAATAAC tactGGCGTCAGGTATATTTAATCACTGTGCTGGCAATGATCTTGGCAGTATTTTTTGCTCAGATTCATCCCAGTTACCTCACACAACAGTGGCACAGACTGCGCTCCATCATCTTTTGCTCAGTGTCTGGATATGGAATTATCCCCACTATCCACTGGGTTTGGCTCAATGGCGGCATTGGTGCATCTATTGtacag gagTTCACTCCGCGTGTAGTTGTCATGTACTTCATCGCTGCTGTAGCTTTTCTCTTCTATATTTCCAAAGTTCCAGAAAGATACTTCCCAG gACAGTTGAACTACCTCGGCTCGAGTCACCAAGTATGGCATATCCTTGCAGTGGTGATGCTGTATTGGTGGCACCAGTCCACAGTGTACATCATGCAATACCGACACAGCAAGCCCTGTCCTGAGTATAGCGCAGGCCTGTGA
- the PAQR3 gene encoding progestin and adipoQ receptor family member 3 isoform X2 — translation MHQKLLRSAHYIELGSYQYWPVLVPRGIRLYTYEQIPVFLKDNPYITDGYRAYLPSRLCLKSLFILSNETVNIWSHLIGFVLFFTLGIYDLTAVLPAAGASREDFVICSVCLFCFQVCMLCSVGYHLFCCHRSEKTSRRWMALDYAGISIGILGCYVSGVFYAFYCNNYWRQVYLITVLAMILAVFFAQIHPSYLTQQWHRLRSIIFCSVSGYGIIPTIHWVWLNGGIGASIVQRHCKEIPDFEGLDLT, via the exons aTGCACCAGAAGCTGCTGCGGAGCGCGCACTACATCGAGCTGGGCAGCTACCAGTACTGGCCCGTGCTGGTGCCCCGCGGCATCCGCCTGTACACCTACGAGCAGATCCCCGTCTTCCTGAAGGACAACCCCTACATCACCGACGGCTACCGGGCCTACCTACCCTCCCGCCTCTGCCTCAAGAG cctcttCATCCTCTCCAACGAGACCGTCAACATCTGGAGCCACCTCATCGGCTTTGTCCTCTTCTTCACGCTGGGCATCTACGACCTGACGGCCGTCCTGCCGGCCGCCGGCGCCTCCCGGGAGGACTTTGTCATCTGCTCTGTCTGCCTCTTCTGCTTCCAG GTCTGTATGCTTTGCTCAGTAGGATATCATCTTTTCTGTTGTCACCGCTCAGAGAAGACCAGCCGACGATGGATGGCATTAGATTATGCAGGAATTTCCAtcggtatcctgggctgctaTGTGTCAGGCgtgttttatgcattttattgTAATAAC tactGGCGTCAGGTATATTTAATCACTGTGCTGGCAATGATCTTGGCAGTATTTTTTGCTCAGATTCATCCCAGTTACCTCACACAACAGTGGCACAGACTGCGCTCCATCATCTTTTGCTCAGTGTCTGGATATGGAATTATCCCCACTATCCACTGGGTTTGGCTCAATGGCGGCATTGGTGCATCTATTGtacag AGGCACTGCAAGGAAATACCTGACTTTGAGGGCCTGGACCTTACCTAA
- the PAQR3 gene encoding progestin and adipoQ receptor family member 3 isoform X1 yields the protein MHQKLLRSAHYIELGSYQYWPVLVPRGIRLYTYEQIPVFLKDNPYITDGYRAYLPSRLCLKSLFILSNETVNIWSHLIGFVLFFTLGIYDLTAVLPAAGASREDFVICSVCLFCFQVCMLCSVGYHLFCCHRSEKTSRRWMALDYAGISIGILGCYVSGVFYAFYCNNYWRQVYLITVLAMILAVFFAQIHPSYLTQQWHRLRSIIFCSVSGYGIIPTIHWVWLNGGIGASIVQEFTPRVVVMYFIAAVAFLFYISKVPERYFPGQLNYLGSSHQVWHILAVVMLYWWHQSTVYIMQYRHSKPCPEYSAGL from the exons aTGCACCAGAAGCTGCTGCGGAGCGCGCACTACATCGAGCTGGGCAGCTACCAGTACTGGCCCGTGCTGGTGCCCCGCGGCATCCGCCTGTACACCTACGAGCAGATCCCCGTCTTCCTGAAGGACAACCCCTACATCACCGACGGCTACCGGGCCTACCTACCCTCCCGCCTCTGCCTCAAGAG cctcttCATCCTCTCCAACGAGACCGTCAACATCTGGAGCCACCTCATCGGCTTTGTCCTCTTCTTCACGCTGGGCATCTACGACCTGACGGCCGTCCTGCCGGCCGCCGGCGCCTCCCGGGAGGACTTTGTCATCTGCTCTGTCTGCCTCTTCTGCTTCCAG GTCTGTATGCTTTGCTCAGTAGGATATCATCTTTTCTGTTGTCACCGCTCAGAGAAGACCAGCCGACGATGGATGGCATTAGATTATGCAGGAATTTCCAtcggtatcctgggctgctaTGTGTCAGGCgtgttttatgcattttattgTAATAAC tactGGCGTCAGGTATATTTAATCACTGTGCTGGCAATGATCTTGGCAGTATTTTTTGCTCAGATTCATCCCAGTTACCTCACACAACAGTGGCACAGACTGCGCTCCATCATCTTTTGCTCAGTGTCTGGATATGGAATTATCCCCACTATCCACTGGGTTTGGCTCAATGGCGGCATTGGTGCATCTATTGtacag gagTTCACTCCGCGTGTAGTTGTCATGTACTTCATCGCTGCTGTAGCTTTTCTCTTCTATATTTCCAAAGTTCCAGAAAGATACTTCCCAG gACAGTTGAACTACCTCGGCTCGAGTCACCAAGTATGGCATATCCTTGCAGTGGTGATGCTGTATTGGTGGCACCAGTCCACAGTGTACATCATGCAATACCGACACAGCAAGCCCTGTCCTGAGTATAGCGCAGGCCTGTGA